The following proteins come from a genomic window of Lachnoclostridium phytofermentans ISDg:
- a CDS encoding carbohydrate binding domain-containing protein, with protein sequence MRRKTKGNLSKKILSICLCTSMVLCSAVPNIVRASDQIPEESVPVIGDTIVTNDGTNDNLWKLVWQDEFNGTELDTTKWGYQVGDGSAYGIAGWGNSEQQYYTDDGNNVSFEDGKLVITAKKNHDSNKYQGASYTSGRIWTKGSIDASEQGTPALFTKKYGRFEAKISMPEGTGYWPAFWMMPAYDKYGGWALSGEIDIMEARGRLVNQVGGTLHYGGSWPNNKYMGDNYTSESFRITDEHVYALEWLPGVMRWYVDDILYYETSDWYSKRDGNPVNYTYPAPFDQEFYLMLNLAVGGNYDGGQLDTSLDNRQMKIDYVRVYDLEGQTYDENVLPPAVLPDPLPEGVAIGSNLITGTFDAIHKVTSDYANNSTNGWDLVCLPDFSGDAIAEKQEDDSARIAISSQGNQTYSIQMIHKLPLTKGYRYKVSFDAKADASRTLEIKVANPINFSLYSDVVNATLSTSYKTHQFTFDMSKDSTTGRLELNMGLSNIPVSIKNVKVEVLELIGDISEDAPKPPLANGEHIYNGTFDQGNATRMQFWRVVGATGNVTALERALKLSGFDVSLSDSFIEQVGLNLLKKDTYQVKFNAKSEHTGTVKLELLSEDSMTVYGSKEYEIGSTMTPCELTFTMGTDTDEMSKLRIYVGGNTGIITLDDISMKRLTDNNVSYEGVKIYPVGNGDFSAGTAGWTVSQTDYAVESENGENVCYAVGARCINNYDKMLLYPGVDIAKGLNYTMKFKARTSSDQTQTPIIRIQREGGDWASVLDTSFDITKEWQEYTYNFTAGFSGNLGLKYLLGAFSEICRFYVKDVELYVTNKPLLQGAFLVSSQATPKVSEDIILRYYEKSGWENAENIKFSINNVPVDSSLVSFNKADKTVTLRSELFDRAGVYTIQATADGYDSTNALVQSVMESGGNLVVNGSFDNGTEGWGTYFQNGCGTIDATEKNAKVHFIWHEGNTWDLQLYQENIPMEGGKSYVLEFDASATIRRPFTIELGVKNGANPLSTAVLEKDISHYKFRYDSPVSGGTKLNFLLGNVTKGDLITSNQNNPHDIIVVNIVIREMTPEELSKVTPEMIVKQTIKLGEDSILTHSIEAAWNEAPKTVYINGEAVPSNKVTYYEDSVILDKSLFLVAGNYRVVIKAAGMDDTIEVTQVVIGSDGEFIKNGTFEDFSFWGSWFMNGDKTGSLVVSEGKIAVTSAGQSSETWAIQVFQDLVPVSKGVEYTLTFDAKSTQNHQIVVQCAGQADKTFILTTTPQKYSWTFTSAINGTKLNFLLATKEAENNVYTIELDNISIKRSSDVVVTPTPTPEVTPTVTPTPTPEVTPTVTPTPTPEVTPTVTPMVTPTPMPEVTPTVALTVTPSPTPIITPTIVPIPEQVRNPVEVYIYDGAAKIVLNMDASLIELPEEFILSQLRSNYVDKVIIEVNTKHEMLPNYVIKKEVLEAAVKNNKDIYYVVKDSLGTVLYELKLDVNNLAKGTITGELSLGVDIGRISNNKRISSILSKDKNNTDGLFLDFKQSGVLPAQSEIKFFVGKEYGFKALQKLYLYSVNSNTGMLEPVPFGTTYRVDKDGYVEIPIIKGNEYVLLKEKVSKEGITSTKDLIQVENELTLNQGKKQQVLAGLPITLERVESFTMKALFSAKGRVVIAYQSSDEEIATVDENGTITAKSQGAVTITTKVKLYYGATYTYQTKVIIK encoded by the coding sequence ATGAGGAGAAAAACAAAAGGTAACCTTAGTAAAAAGATTTTGTCAATTTGTCTTTGTACAAGTATGGTATTATGTTCTGCTGTACCCAATATAGTAAGAGCATCAGATCAAATACCAGAAGAGTCTGTTCCTGTGATAGGAGATACTATTGTCACTAATGATGGTACAAACGATAACCTTTGGAAGCTGGTATGGCAGGATGAATTTAATGGAACAGAACTTGATACGACAAAATGGGGATATCAGGTTGGTGATGGGTCAGCCTATGGAATTGCGGGTTGGGGAAACAGTGAACAACAGTACTACACCGATGACGGAAATAATGTGAGCTTTGAAGATGGTAAGCTAGTAATTACTGCAAAGAAGAACCATGATAGCAACAAATATCAGGGAGCCTCTTATACTTCAGGAAGAATCTGGACCAAGGGTTCCATCGATGCATCCGAACAAGGAACACCCGCATTGTTTACCAAAAAATACGGACGTTTTGAAGCAAAAATTTCTATGCCAGAAGGAACAGGTTATTGGCCAGCCTTTTGGATGATGCCGGCTTATGATAAATATGGAGGTTGGGCGTTGTCCGGTGAAATCGATATTATGGAAGCAAGGGGAAGACTCGTGAATCAAGTGGGCGGAACACTCCACTATGGCGGTTCATGGCCAAACAACAAATACATGGGTGATAACTATACTTCAGAATCTTTTCGCATCACGGACGAACATGTCTATGCTTTAGAATGGTTACCGGGCGTTATGCGTTGGTATGTGGATGACATTCTTTATTATGAAACAAGCGATTGGTATTCAAAAAGAGATGGAAATCCTGTAAATTATACCTATCCAGCGCCTTTTGATCAGGAATTCTATCTCATGCTTAACTTGGCTGTCGGTGGAAATTACGATGGTGGACAGCTAGATACTTCACTGGATAACAGACAGATGAAGATAGATTATGTACGAGTTTATGACTTGGAAGGGCAGACATATGATGAAAATGTATTGCCTCCAGCCGTGTTACCAGATCCTCTTCCAGAGGGAGTTGCTATAGGTTCTAATCTTATTACTGGTACCTTTGATGCAATTCACAAAGTGACAAGTGATTATGCGAATAATAGTACCAATGGTTGGGATTTGGTTTGTTTGCCTGATTTTTCGGGAGATGCGATTGCAGAAAAACAAGAAGACGATTCTGCAAGAATAGCTATATCATCACAGGGAAACCAGACTTATTCCATTCAAATGATACATAAGCTTCCGTTAACAAAGGGATATCGCTATAAAGTATCTTTTGATGCAAAAGCAGATGCCTCACGTACGTTGGAAATTAAAGTAGCAAATCCGATAAATTTCAGTCTTTATTCGGATGTAGTTAATGCCACATTGTCTACGTCTTATAAGACACATCAGTTTACTTTTGATATGAGCAAAGACTCCACAACAGGAAGGCTAGAGTTAAATATGGGACTTAGCAACATTCCTGTATCCATTAAAAATGTAAAAGTTGAAGTATTAGAATTAATTGGGGATATTTCAGAGGATGCCCCAAAGCCACCACTTGCAAATGGAGAGCATATTTATAATGGAACCTTTGATCAGGGAAATGCAACTCGTATGCAGTTTTGGAGAGTGGTTGGAGCAACAGGTAATGTTACCGCTTTAGAAAGGGCTCTAAAACTATCGGGCTTTGACGTATCCTTATCAGATTCCTTTATAGAACAAGTAGGTTTAAATCTATTAAAAAAGGATACCTATCAGGTAAAATTCAATGCAAAATCGGAACATACCGGTACGGTTAAGTTAGAACTTTTAAGTGAAGATAGTATGACCGTCTATGGAAGTAAGGAATATGAGATAGGCTCTACTATGACACCATGCGAATTAACTTTTACAATGGGAACTGATACAGATGAGATGTCAAAGTTAAGAATCTATGTAGGTGGAAATACAGGTATCATTACGCTTGATGATATCTCAATGAAGCGCTTGACTGATAATAATGTAAGTTATGAAGGTGTGAAAATTTATCCGGTAGGTAATGGAGATTTTTCAGCAGGGACCGCAGGATGGACTGTATCGCAAACTGACTATGCTGTAGAGTCTGAAAATGGTGAAAATGTTTGCTATGCAGTTGGTGCTAGGTGTATAAATAATTACGATAAGATGCTATTGTACCCAGGTGTTGATATTGCTAAGGGATTAAATTACACAATGAAGTTTAAGGCGAGAACCTCAAGTGATCAGACTCAGACTCCGATTATCAGAATACAGCGTGAGGGCGGTGACTGGGCAAGTGTACTGGATACAAGCTTTGATATCACAAAGGAGTGGCAGGAATATACTTATAATTTTACAGCAGGGTTTTCAGGAAACCTTGGACTTAAGTATCTGTTAGGGGCGTTTAGTGAGATCTGTAGGTTTTATGTTAAAGATGTGGAGCTGTATGTTACAAATAAACCGTTATTACAAGGTGCATTTTTGGTTAGCTCTCAAGCTACACCAAAGGTATCCGAAGATATTATCCTAAGGTACTATGAAAAATCAGGATGGGAAAATGCAGAAAATATAAAGTTTTCTATCAATAATGTCCCAGTCGATAGTAGCCTTGTTAGTTTTAATAAAGCAGATAAAACGGTTACTTTAAGATCTGAATTATTTGATAGAGCTGGTGTCTATACCATACAAGCAACAGCGGATGGATATGATTCAACGAATGCATTAGTTCAGTCAGTAATGGAGAGCGGTGGTAATCTCGTAGTCAATGGCTCTTTTGATAATGGAACAGAAGGCTGGGGCACCTATTTTCAAAATGGCTGTGGAACGATAGATGCTACAGAAAAAAATGCAAAGGTTCATTTTATATGGCATGAGGGAAATACTTGGGATTTACAGCTTTACCAAGAGAATATCCCAATGGAAGGCGGAAAATCTTATGTGTTAGAATTTGATGCAAGCGCTACGATACGCAGACCATTTACCATAGAGCTTGGTGTGAAAAACGGTGCAAATCCTTTATCTACAGCAGTATTAGAAAAAGATATCTCTCATTATAAGTTTCGATATGATTCCCCTGTATCCGGTGGAACAAAATTAAATTTTCTACTTGGAAATGTAACTAAGGGAGATTTGATAACATCAAATCAAAACAATCCGCATGATATTATCGTTGTCAATATTGTGATTCGAGAGATGACACCGGAGGAACTTTCCAAAGTAACCCCGGAAATGATTGTAAAGCAAACAATCAAATTAGGAGAAGATAGTATCTTAACTCATTCAATAGAAGCAGCTTGGAATGAAGCACCAAAGACTGTGTACATAAACGGAGAAGCTGTACCGTCTAATAAGGTTACTTATTACGAAGATTCAGTTATCCTAGATAAAAGCTTATTCCTGGTAGCAGGAAATTATAGAGTTGTAATAAAAGCTGCTGGTATGGATGATACAATAGAGGTAACTCAGGTTGTGATAGGATCCGATGGTGAATTTATCAAAAATGGTACTTTTGAAGACTTTAGTTTTTGGGGATCATGGTTTATGAATGGAGATAAGACCGGATCATTAGTAGTTTCGGAGGGAAAAATAGCAGTAACTTCTGCTGGTCAGAGCTCTGAAACTTGGGCAATCCAAGTATTCCAAGACTTAGTACCGGTTAGTAAAGGGGTAGAATATACACTTACCTTTGATGCAAAGTCTACGCAGAATCACCAGATTGTTGTACAATGCGCAGGTCAAGCAGATAAGACATTTATATTAACTACAACTCCTCAGAAATATTCTTGGACCTTCACCTCAGCGATAAATGGTACGAAACTTAATTTCCTACTCGCTACCAAAGAGGCAGAAAATAATGTATATACAATTGAACTTGATAATATTTCTATCAAGAGAAGCAGTGATGTTGTAGTGACACCAACTCCAACACCAGAGGTAACACCAACAGTGACACCGACTCCAACGCCAGAAGTGACGCCGACAGTGACGCCAACTCCGACGCCAGAAGTAACACCAACGGTAACGCCAATGGTGACGCCAACTCCGATGCCAGAAGTAACGCCGACAGTGGCGCTAACAGTAACACCATCACCGACACCGATAATTACTCCAACCATAGTACCTATACCGGAACAGGTTAGGAATCCGGTTGAAGTATATATTTATGATGGAGCTGCAAAGATTGTGTTAAATATGGATGCTTCTTTAATAGAGTTACCAGAGGAATTTATTCTTTCACAACTTCGTAGCAATTATGTTGATAAGGTCATTATTGAAGTTAATACAAAACATGAGATGCTACCTAATTATGTGATTAAGAAGGAAGTTTTGGAAGCGGCTGTTAAAAATAATAAGGATATTTACTATGTTGTTAAGGATAGTTTAGGTACAGTTCTTTATGAGTTAAAATTGGATGTCAATAATTTAGCTAAGGGAACCATTACTGGAGAGTTATCTCTCGGTGTTGATATTGGTAGAATATCTAATAATAAGAGGATAAGTAGTATTTTATCGAAAGATAAAAACAATACTGACGGACTCTTCCTTGATTTTAAGCAATCAGGAGTACTACCGGCGCAAAGTGAAATTAAATTCTTTGTTGGGAAAGAGTATGGATTTAAAGCCTTACAGAAACTATATCTCTATTCGGTAAATAGTAATACCGGAATGCTTGAGCCGGTACCATTTGGTACAACATACAGAGTTGATAAAGATGGTTATGTGGAAATTCCTATTATAAAAGGGAATGAGTATGTTCTATTAAAAGAAAAAGTATCGAAAGAAGGAATTACATCGACAAAAGATCTTATACAAGTAGAAAATGAATTAACTTTAAACCAAGGAAAAAAACAACAAGTATTAGCAGGTCTTCCGATTACTTTGGAAAGAGTTGAGAGCTTTACAATGAAGGCTTTATTCAGCGCCAAAGGAAGAGTGGTTATAGCATATCAATCCAGTGATGAAGAGATTGCTACTGTTGATGAAAATGGAACGATTACTGCTAAGAGCCAGGGTGCTGTTACGATTACTACTAAAGTAAAATTATATTACGGAGCGACTTATACCTATCAGACCAAAGTAATTATCAAATAA
- a CDS encoding formamidopyrimidine-DNA glycosylase, whose amino-acid sequence MLEIPESIVLSKEINESLVGKVIRYVKANQSPHSFAWYHGNPENYDELLSGKTIVKARPCGGMLEIKADDCKIVFTDGTSIRYYADRNKAPKKNQLYIEFEDDSALVVTVMMYGGIWAFAEGEFKNNYYQGAIDKPHPLSEEFDYTYFRSLYTDKCENLSAKAFLATEQRIPGLGNGVLQDILFTSGIHPKRKMKNVEEEEFLNLFSAIKSVLRDMVEGGGRDTEKDIFGEEGKYLTYLSRKTYLTPCTKCGQEIRKANYMGGTIYFCENCQK is encoded by the coding sequence ATGCTTGAAATACCGGAAAGTATAGTATTATCAAAGGAAATAAATGAAAGTCTTGTAGGTAAAGTAATTCGTTATGTAAAAGCAAATCAATCACCGCACTCTTTTGCATGGTATCATGGAAATCCAGAAAATTATGATGAACTTCTATCTGGTAAGACCATAGTAAAGGCAAGACCATGTGGTGGCATGTTAGAAATTAAAGCAGATGATTGTAAAATCGTATTTACAGATGGAACATCCATACGCTATTATGCTGATAGGAATAAAGCTCCAAAAAAGAATCAACTATATATAGAGTTTGAAGATGATTCTGCATTAGTGGTAACAGTCATGATGTATGGAGGTATTTGGGCATTTGCGGAGGGAGAATTTAAGAATAATTATTATCAGGGAGCAATAGATAAACCACATCCATTATCTGAGGAATTTGATTATACTTATTTTAGGTCCTTGTATACCGATAAATGTGAGAATTTATCCGCTAAAGCATTCCTAGCAACCGAACAAAGAATACCCGGATTAGGGAATGGAGTACTTCAGGATATTCTTTTTACCTCAGGCATTCATCCAAAGAGAAAGATGAAGAATGTAGAGGAAGAAGAATTTTTAAATCTATTCTCCGCGATAAAGAGTGTTCTTCGTGATATGGTGGAAGGTGGCGGCAGAGATACTGAAAAAGATATATTTGGTGAAGAAGGAAAGTATCTTACTTATCTAAGCAGAAAAACCTATCTAACCCCATGTACAAAATGCGGACAGGAAATAAGGAAGGCTAACTATATGGGTGGCACAATTTACTTTTGTGAGAATTGTCAGAAATAG
- a CDS encoding FAD-binding oxidoreductase yields the protein MSKPYTGFEPKWVKEAAPKNSYRSIFRWGDPEFVKYPKESLFKMMKEKFEMKDEDFKQYTGDIGMEKVKLDIPCGLDKVHIKALKDIVGNEFVTTDDYPRLAVAYGKTGYDALRLRERRVDCVPDVVVYPDTTKQIEQIVEYSTKHNIPLYVYGGGSSVTRGVEPIKGGISLDMRLRYNKVLSFNEIDQTITVQTGMSGPQLEEALNQAPTLFGAKRAYTCGHFPQSFEYSSVGGWVVTRGAGQNSTYYGCISDIVMGQKYATPIGTIQTSPYPMEATGPNLNQIMMGGEGTFGVLTEVTLKVFRYMPENRKRFSYIFKNWEIAQEAAREMMQCEAGFSSVFRLSDPEETNLMLRLYNVDETPLHKIFDIRGYKDMERCLFLGFTDGEKGFSKNVAKNIKRIAKQYGGMSLTSFVTKSWEKGRFNDPYLRDTLMDFGITTDTLECTVNWSNMAQVHRDVREVCHKLPNTIVTTHMSHCYPQGANLYFIFITKLSDAEKFKAYHSTILDAIQKSGAAMSHHHGIGKMFAPWLEGQLGRKEYGVFKVLKDYFDPGYNMNPGGTLGLDLKEEEKRFLKSDIK from the coding sequence TGAAGATTTCAAACAATATACCGGTGATATTGGAATGGAGAAAGTAAAATTAGATATTCCATGTGGTTTAGATAAAGTACATATCAAGGCCCTAAAGGATATAGTTGGAAACGAATTTGTAACAACGGACGATTATCCACGTCTTGCTGTTGCCTATGGAAAGACCGGTTATGATGCATTGCGGCTTCGTGAAAGACGAGTTGATTGTGTACCAGATGTTGTTGTCTATCCTGATACAACGAAGCAGATTGAACAGATTGTTGAATATAGTACCAAACATAATATACCTCTTTATGTGTATGGTGGCGGTAGTAGTGTTACAAGAGGTGTGGAACCAATAAAGGGTGGGATCTCGCTGGATATGAGGCTAAGGTATAACAAAGTACTTTCCTTTAACGAGATTGATCAAACGATTACCGTTCAAACGGGTATGTCGGGACCACAGTTAGAAGAGGCGCTAAATCAAGCTCCTACCTTGTTTGGTGCTAAGAGAGCATATACCTGTGGGCATTTTCCGCAGTCTTTTGAATACAGCAGTGTCGGTGGATGGGTTGTAACAAGGGGAGCAGGTCAAAACAGTACTTATTATGGATGTATCTCTGATATTGTAATGGGACAAAAATATGCAACGCCAATTGGAACGATTCAAACAAGTCCTTATCCAATGGAAGCTACCGGTCCAAATTTGAATCAGATAATGATGGGTGGGGAAGGGACTTTTGGTGTTTTGACAGAAGTAACTTTAAAAGTCTTTCGCTATATGCCGGAAAACAGAAAAAGATTTTCTTATATTTTTAAGAACTGGGAAATAGCTCAGGAGGCAGCTAGAGAAATGATGCAGTGTGAGGCAGGATTTTCTTCCGTTTTTCGATTATCCGACCCTGAAGAAACAAATTTAATGCTTCGTTTATACAATGTAGATGAAACTCCTTTACATAAGATCTTTGATATCAGGGGATATAAAGATATGGAACGCTGCCTGTTTTTAGGATTTACAGATGGTGAAAAAGGATTTTCTAAAAATGTAGCTAAGAATATTAAAAGAATTGCAAAACAATATGGTGGCATGAGTTTGACCTCATTTGTAACGAAGAGTTGGGAAAAAGGCCGATTTAATGACCCATACCTTAGAGATACTTTAATGGATTTTGGTATTACAACCGATACATTAGAATGTACTGTGAACTGGTCCAATATGGCACAGGTACATAGGGATGTTAGAGAAGTCTGCCACAAATTACCGAACACCATTGTAACAACTCATATGTCACATTGCTACCCACAGGGAGCAAACCTTTATTTTATCTTTATTACCAAGTTAAGTGATGCTGAAAAGTTCAAAGCATATCACAGCACTATCCTTGATGCAATTCAGAAATCCGGTGCAGCTATGAGTCATCATCACGGAATAGGTAAAATGTTTGCACCTTGGTTAGAAGGTCAGCTAGGCAGAAAAGAATATGGAGTATTTAAGGTTCTTAAGGATTATTTTGATCCTGGGTATAATATGAATCCAGGCGGAACACTTGGATTAGATTTAAAGGAAGAAGAAAAGAGATTTCTAAAATCAGATATTAAATAA